A single region of the uncultured Draconibacterium sp. genome encodes:
- a CDS encoding SusC/RagA family TonB-linked outer membrane protein, whose amino-acid sequence MKKIALIMSFLVLLGVTVVNAQTKIVTGTVTSSEDNLPIPGVSVSVAGTTLGTVTDIDGVFNLKIPQDGKALIASFVGMKTQTVDLGEGSDYTIVLQPDLVGIDEVVVTALGISREKKSLGYSAQQLTGDEVAGVKDANLVNSLSGKVAGVQVTGSSGTVGSSSRIVIRGVNSISGNNQPLFIVDGTPIDNSNFNSTNTQVGGGGTDWGNTAADINPEDIESMTVLKGANAAALYGSRAANGVILITTKKGTKRKGIGVSITSGLNVTTVAVLPEYQDEYGGGYKQTFDTYEGEPVVNYAADESWGPKMDGTLVRQWYSWYPDDPNYGKMTPFIAHPDNIKDFYETGITTNNNIALEGGGDDTLFRLSFTNFKQTGTLPVSELNRNTIAFNGSTKLTDKFTASASMNYVKTKNDGIPSQGYSDVQGNVVTSFNQWFQRQLDMDNLANYKTADGMDRTWNISSPTNLRPLYWENPYWVLNESPANLQRDRVYGNVSLKYDILSGLTVQGWARTDFYNDRRESRIASGSIPQDWYQEEVRQMEDNNFEFLATYTKNIGSDFSIDANFGANKRIRKYYNNTSSTNGGLSVPNFFNVTASIDRPSITDYKSKKVVNSVYGSASFGYKSLAFVDVSLRNDWSSTLPDGDNSYLYPAVTGTFLFSELIEDDSFLSLGKVRASWSQVGNDTDPYQLAVTYSSSNNYGSYPAYQVPDKLKNASLKPETITTTEFGIELGFFENRLGVDVTYYDIQSKDQILDLDVASTSGYSSTVVNAGLMTNKGWEVMLRARPIDQEFSWDVVFNWAKNTNKVVELAEGLTNYSLGSWGPSINAKVGETYGTFVTDGFVYDDATGQRVVTEDGYYERATNITFGSYLPDWTGGIINSFAYKGLSLSALVDFQKGGLLYSVSNRYGNYSGLFAETVGTNELGNPVRDAISDGGGYLAEGVKADGTPNDTRISAVNYWKQFATRRERYLYDASFIKLREVKLTYALPNKLFANSFINGASFSLVGRNLAILHKNIPNVDPESAYGSGNIQGFENGQHPSTRTMGFSVNVKF is encoded by the coding sequence ATGAAAAAAATTGCGCTTATTATGTCATTCCTGGTTTTGCTGGGAGTGACGGTGGTAAATGCTCAGACCAAGATTGTTACCGGTACGGTTACATCCAGCGAGGATAACCTGCCTATTCCGGGAGTTTCTGTTTCTGTAGCGGGGACAACGCTTGGTACCGTAACTGACATTGACGGAGTTTTTAACCTAAAAATTCCGCAAGATGGAAAGGCTTTGATAGCCAGTTTTGTGGGAATGAAAACACAAACCGTTGATTTGGGAGAGGGCTCAGACTATACTATTGTATTGCAGCCCGACCTTGTTGGTATTGACGAAGTAGTAGTTACGGCTTTAGGTATTTCTCGCGAGAAAAAATCTCTTGGGTATTCAGCTCAGCAGTTAACGGGTGATGAAGTTGCCGGAGTGAAAGACGCAAACCTTGTGAATTCGCTTTCGGGTAAAGTTGCAGGAGTGCAGGTAACCGGTTCAAGCGGTACAGTTGGTAGTTCATCACGTATTGTTATTCGTGGCGTAAACTCAATTTCGGGTAACAACCAGCCATTATTTATTGTAGATGGTACGCCTATCGATAACTCAAACTTTAACTCTACTAACACCCAGGTTGGTGGAGGAGGTACCGACTGGGGTAACACCGCAGCAGATATCAACCCTGAGGATATTGAATCAATGACTGTGCTTAAAGGGGCTAACGCAGCTGCACTTTATGGTTCGCGTGCTGCGAACGGTGTAATTCTTATTACCACAAAAAAAGGTACAAAACGTAAAGGTATTGGTGTTTCCATTACTTCTGGTTTAAATGTAACTACCGTTGCAGTTTTGCCTGAGTACCAGGATGAATACGGTGGTGGTTATAAACAAACTTTTGATACTTACGAGGGAGAGCCTGTTGTAAACTACGCCGCTGATGAAAGTTGGGGGCCAAAAATGGATGGTACTTTGGTACGTCAGTGGTACAGCTGGTATCCTGATGATCCGAACTACGGAAAAATGACCCCTTTTATTGCGCATCCTGATAATATCAAGGATTTTTACGAAACAGGTATTACAACAAATAATAATATCGCCCTTGAGGGCGGTGGTGATGATACTTTATTCCGTTTGTCTTTTACTAATTTCAAGCAAACAGGTACACTGCCTGTTTCTGAATTAAACAGAAATACAATTGCGTTTAATGGTAGCACTAAACTTACTGATAAATTTACTGCTTCAGCAAGTATGAACTATGTGAAAACTAAGAACGATGGTATCCCTTCACAAGGTTATTCGGATGTTCAGGGTAATGTTGTTACTAGTTTTAACCAGTGGTTCCAACGTCAGCTTGATATGGATAATTTGGCCAATTATAAAACAGCAGACGGTATGGACCGTACCTGGAACATCAGCTCTCCAACCAATCTTCGTCCGTTATATTGGGAAAACCCATACTGGGTATTGAACGAGAGTCCTGCAAATCTTCAGAGGGACCGTGTATATGGTAATGTATCATTGAAATACGACATTCTTTCCGGCTTAACTGTTCAGGGATGGGCTCGTACTGATTTTTATAATGACAGGCGTGAGTCAAGAATTGCTTCAGGATCTATCCCTCAGGATTGGTACCAGGAAGAGGTTCGTCAGATGGAAGATAATAACTTCGAATTTTTGGCAACTTACACAAAAAATATTGGTTCAGACTTTTCGATCGATGCTAACTTTGGTGCTAACAAACGTATTCGTAAATACTACAACAACACTTCAAGTACCAATGGTGGTTTAAGTGTGCCTAACTTCTTTAATGTTACTGCATCAATCGACAGACCTTCTATTACAGATTACAAATCAAAAAAAGTTGTAAACTCAGTATATGGTAGTGCAAGTTTCGGATACAAAAGTTTAGCTTTCGTTGATGTGTCATTACGTAACGACTGGTCTTCAACATTGCCCGACGGTGACAACTCGTACTTGTATCCTGCTGTAACCGGTACTTTCCTTTTCTCAGAATTAATCGAAGACGACTCGTTCCTTTCTTTAGGAAAAGTTAGGGCAAGCTGGTCGCAGGTCGGTAACGATACCGATCCTTACCAGTTGGCTGTTACTTATTCTTCGTCAAATAACTATGGTAGCTATCCTGCTTATCAGGTGCCTGATAAGCTGAAAAATGCCAGCCTGAAACCTGAAACCATTACTACGACTGAATTTGGTATTGAATTAGGTTTTTTTGAAAACCGTTTAGGTGTGGATGTAACTTACTACGACATTCAATCGAAAGACCAGATTCTTGACCTTGATGTTGCAAGTACTTCAGGATATAGCTCAACAGTTGTTAACGCAGGTTTGATGACCAACAAAGGTTGGGAAGTTATGTTGCGTGCCAGACCAATTGATCAGGAATTTAGCTGGGATGTTGTATTTAACTGGGCTAAAAACACCAACAAAGTTGTTGAATTGGCAGAAGGTCTTACTAACTATTCATTAGGTAGCTGGGGGCCATCAATCAATGCCAAAGTAGGTGAAACTTACGGTACTTTCGTTACTGATGGTTTTGTTTATGATGATGCAACCGGACAGCGTGTTGTTACCGAGGATGGTTATTACGAAAGAGCAACCAATATTACTTTTGGTTCTTATTTACCTGATTGGACCGGTGGTATAATCAACTCATTTGCTTACAAAGGACTTTCTTTGAGTGCTTTGGTTGACTTCCAGAAAGGTGGTTTGTTGTATTCCGTTTCTAACCGCTACGGAAACTACTCGGGATTGTTTGCCGAAACTGTTGGAACCAACGAACTTGGAAATCCGGTAAGGGATGCTATCTCTGACGGTGGTGGATATCTTGCTGAGGGAGTGAAAGCAGACGGAACTCCAAACGATACACGTATTAGTGCCGTAAATTACTGGAAACAATTTGCAACCAGAAGAGAGCGCTATTTATACGATGCCAGCTTTATTAAGCTTCGGGAAGTAAAACTTACTTATGCTTTACCAAACAAATTATTTGCAAATAGCTTTATAAATGGCGCTTCATTCTCGTTGGTTGGTCGTAACCTCGCTATCCTACATAAAAATATTCCTAATGTTGATCCTGAGAGCGCATATGGTTCAGGTAATATACAGGGATTTGAAAATGGTCAGCACCCAAGTACAAGAACAATGGGATTCAGCGTAAATGTTAAATTTTAA
- a CDS encoding SusC/RagA family TonB-linked outer membrane protein → MKKFAIFLSILLFMGNLVTFAQTQTITGTVISAEDDMPIPGVSVSVKGTTLGTVTNIDGEYTLKVPQDAQSLMFSFVGMKTEEVAIAGSTVDVTLQPQTIGVDEVVVTALGISREKKSLGYGAQTVQSDALTKAASPNVMNSLSGKVAGVQINQTGGQVGASSRIVIRGNSSFGDNQPLIVVDGIPISNSNHTAGDVDFGSGLNDINPQDIENISVLKGGGAAALYGMRAGHGVILITTKSGKGSAKGVSVTYDGNYNFDQVARIQEFQDKYGQGYLGSEFWHQYYAPEMSYQEFATGGFDPGVGFSYYDGIGNGVNDGVDESWGPRLDIGLNIPQYNSPVDGSGNRTATPWISRPDNIKDLYVVGHTTSHNIGITSVGDNSSTRFSLGFMDQAGTLPNTGLKRYNAGVNSKVNLNKYVEFNTTINYARTESDNLVQTEYNASNPLQSIGQWFGRQVDMVDLKENWQTRMDNGFPYNWNSNYHNNPYWSLNNNTNELQKDRVFGKASIFVKPVTGLTIEGRLGMDYYSQRMMRVTYSGSNETILNASNAEFHGGSFNQDKISRSEINADIIASYQINFGDFDLSALAGANYRDMQYESSALGASQLTVPNLFTISNVSGSPSTAMDHSWVRTNSVYGNASLGYNNFVYLDVSVRNDWSSTIEDPFFYPAVSMSFLPLEAFDIESNTISYLKLRGGWSKVGAATGAYRTDPYFTASANTIYGVTQYSQATTYPPLNLKPENIETTEFGVEANFFDNRLGVDLAYYDKTTTDQIMSVSISKATGYNATLVNAGEINNKGIEVQLTGSILKNRNGLNWDVTLNWARDKSEIIELYTDPVTGDELESYQLGSQWGTTVEARPGDEWGVIYGNGMVRDDNGAIIVGSNGRPKIEGPKKLGAVNPDWMGGISNEFSYKNWSAGFLIEVRKGGDIFSVSNMFGAYGGQLAFTATGDVRENGIVLGETFLTDKTFVKEDGTPNDLTTSAQSFFESYYSNRELSVYDGSYGKLREAHITYNFPKGLFGAGNFIKGGSLSLVGNNLAILWLHDSNMAKIDPENVTGSGNGDVGLESTSLPSSRSFGVKLNLKF, encoded by the coding sequence ATGAAAAAATTTGCGATTTTTTTATCGATACTCCTTTTCATGGGTAATTTGGTAACATTCGCTCAAACGCAAACAATAACCGGTACGGTTATTTCTGCTGAGGACGATATGCCAATACCAGGGGTTTCGGTTTCGGTAAAAGGTACTACTTTAGGAACAGTCACCAACATTGATGGTGAATATACTTTAAAAGTACCTCAAGACGCACAGTCACTCATGTTCAGTTTCGTTGGTATGAAAACTGAAGAAGTGGCGATTGCAGGATCTACAGTTGATGTTACTCTACAACCACAGACCATTGGTGTTGACGAGGTTGTTGTAACAGCACTTGGTATTTCCAGAGAGAAGAAATCACTGGGTTATGGTGCGCAGACTGTACAAAGCGACGCTTTAACAAAAGCTGCATCGCCTAACGTAATGAACTCACTCTCCGGTAAAGTGGCCGGTGTTCAGATTAACCAAACCGGTGGTCAGGTTGGTGCTTCTTCGCGTATAGTTATTCGTGGTAACAGCTCGTTTGGCGACAACCAGCCACTTATTGTTGTGGACGGTATTCCGATTTCAAACTCAAACCATACTGCCGGCGACGTTGACTTTGGTAGTGGTTTGAACGACATCAACCCACAGGATATCGAGAATATCTCTGTGCTTAAAGGTGGTGGTGCTGCTGCACTTTATGGTATGCGTGCAGGGCACGGTGTTATTCTTATCACAACTAAATCTGGTAAAGGTTCTGCAAAAGGTGTTTCTGTTACTTACGATGGTAACTATAACTTCGACCAGGTTGCACGTATCCAGGAATTCCAGGACAAATACGGACAAGGTTACCTGGGTAGTGAATTCTGGCACCAGTATTATGCTCCTGAAATGTCGTACCAGGAGTTTGCAACCGGTGGTTTCGACCCGGGTGTAGGTTTCTCTTATTACGATGGTATTGGTAATGGTGTAAACGATGGTGTTGATGAAAGTTGGGGACCTCGTTTGGATATTGGTTTAAATATTCCTCAGTACAACAGCCCTGTTGACGGAAGCGGTAACAGAACTGCTACTCCATGGATCTCTCGTCCTGATAACATTAAAGATTTATACGTTGTTGGACACACAACCAGCCACAATATCGGAATTACTTCGGTAGGTGACAATTCAAGTACTCGTTTCTCATTAGGTTTTATGGACCAGGCTGGTACATTGCCAAATACAGGTTTGAAACGCTACAATGCAGGTGTTAATTCAAAAGTAAATCTGAATAAGTATGTAGAGTTTAACACTACAATTAACTATGCGCGTACCGAGAGTGATAATTTGGTACAAACAGAGTACAATGCCAGTAACCCATTACAATCAATTGGTCAGTGGTTCGGTCGTCAGGTTGATATGGTTGACCTGAAAGAAAACTGGCAAACAAGAATGGACAACGGTTTCCCATACAACTGGAACAGTAACTACCACAATAACCCTTACTGGAGTTTGAATAACAACACCAACGAATTGCAAAAAGACAGGGTATTTGGTAAAGCATCTATTTTTGTAAAGCCGGTTACCGGTTTAACTATCGAAGGTCGTTTGGGTATGGACTATTATAGCCAGCGAATGATGCGTGTTACTTATTCTGGTTCAAACGAAACCATTTTGAATGCTTCAAATGCTGAATTCCACGGTGGTAGTTTTAATCAAGACAAAATCAGCCGTTCTGAAATAAATGCAGACATTATTGCTTCTTATCAGATAAATTTTGGTGATTTTGACCTGAGTGCACTGGCAGGTGCTAACTACCGCGACATGCAGTACGAAAGCTCAGCTCTTGGAGCATCTCAGTTAACTGTACCAAATTTGTTTACTATTTCGAATGTTAGTGGAAGTCCTTCGACTGCAATGGATCACTCATGGGTTCGCACAAACAGTGTGTATGGTAATGCTTCATTAGGTTACAATAACTTTGTTTATTTAGATGTAAGTGTACGTAACGACTGGAGTTCAACTATTGAGGATCCTTTCTTTTACCCTGCAGTAAGTATGAGTTTCTTGCCTCTTGAGGCTTTCGATATTGAATCAAACACTATTTCGTACCTGAAATTGCGTGGTGGTTGGTCTAAGGTTGGTGCCGCAACAGGAGCATACAGAACTGATCCTTATTTTACAGCAAGTGCCAATACTATTTATGGTGTGACTCAGTATTCTCAGGCAACTACATATCCTCCGTTGAATTTAAAGCCTGAAAATATTGAAACCACTGAATTTGGTGTAGAAGCTAATTTCTTTGATAACCGTTTGGGTGTTGATTTAGCGTACTACGATAAAACAACTACCGACCAGATTATGAGTGTTTCAATCTCAAAAGCTACCGGTTATAACGCAACTTTGGTAAATGCCGGTGAGATTAACAATAAAGGTATTGAAGTTCAGTTAACAGGAAGCATTCTTAAAAATCGAAATGGTTTGAACTGGGATGTAACACTGAACTGGGCAAGAGATAAATCAGAAATTATTGAGCTTTATACCGATCCTGTAACCGGAGATGAACTGGAATCGTACCAGCTTGGTAGCCAGTGGGGAACTACTGTTGAAGCACGCCCTGGTGATGAGTGGGGTGTAATTTACGGAAATGGTATGGTTCGCGACGACAATGGTGCCATTATTGTTGGATCGAACGGAAGACCAAAAATTGAAGGTCCTAAAAAACTGGGTGCTGTTAACCCTGACTGGATGGGCGGTATCAGCAACGAATTCTCGTACAAAAACTGGAGCGCCGGCTTCTTAATCGAAGTACGTAAAGGTGGCGATATCTTTAGTGTTTCGAATATGTTTGGTGCTTATGGTGGTCAGCTTGCTTTTACTGCTACAGGCGATGTTCGTGAGAACGGTATAGTTCTTGGCGAAACATTTCTGACAGATAAAACTTTTGTTAAAGAAGATGGTACGCCTAACGATCTTACAACTTCTGCTCAAAGTTTCTTCGAGTCGTACTACAGTAACCGCGAGCTTTCGGTTTACGATGGTTCTTATGGTAAATTACGTGAAGCGCATATTACATACAACTTCCCTAAAGGATTGTTTGGTGCCGGCAACTTTATCAAAGGTGGTTCGTTGTCGTTGGTTGGAAACAACCTGGCAATATTGTGGTTGCACGATTCAAACATGGCAAAAATCGATCCTGAAAACGTAACAGGTTCAGGTAACGGTGATGTAGGTTTGGAGTCAACTTCTCTTCCATCATCAAGAAGTTTTGGTGTTAAATTGAATTTGAAATTCTAA
- a CDS encoding SusD/RagB family nutrient-binding outer membrane lipoprotein, translating to MKNIIRKLLAVSFLMAFLVVGCTDDFEEINTDPDRAKDAPATNVLAFVLRYHTDTFYDSWNNMNEPETYGGHIAKIQYIDEAKYNFRPGTVENKWYYGYRQLNNLYEIRKKAEADGADNMLAVAKILEAMIFQIMTDTWRDVPYFESIKLGDGVLLPSYDTQEEIYPAMLASLEEANTLLNSGSNDNLGDGDVLFDGDTDKWQKFCNSLRLRMAMRISDVDPLGKSTIETIMGNLSANPIMESNDDNAFFWYPGSTPYEEPWFEDGKGRDDHGVSDVLIDALKDLNDPRLSTIAKPATDDGEYRGFTIGAEAQPALATISRIGAIYRDDAAGFSPYMRYAEVMFHVAEAAQKGYSVGMTAEEAYEAAVTASCEENGIEAADIDAYLAADAAFDGTLEQIYWQEWIALFKQGMEAWSLYRRTGVPTTHYVAPASVYTGHNVPPFRYPYPNNELTLNGGNSKAFADQVVDDFWGKQMWWDTRTGVQ from the coding sequence ATGAAAAATATAATAAGAAAATTACTAGCAGTTAGTTTTCTCATGGCCTTCCTTGTTGTAGGATGTACCGACGATTTCGAGGAGATTAACACTGACCCGGACCGCGCTAAAGATGCACCGGCAACAAACGTACTTGCCTTCGTGTTACGCTACCACACCGATACTTTTTACGATTCGTGGAATAATATGAATGAACCTGAAACGTATGGTGGGCATATTGCAAAAATTCAGTATATCGATGAAGCCAAGTATAACTTCCGTCCTGGTACGGTAGAAAACAAATGGTATTATGGTTACCGACAGCTAAACAACCTTTACGAGATTCGTAAAAAAGCAGAGGCTGATGGCGCCGACAATATGTTGGCAGTAGCTAAAATTCTGGAAGCAATGATCTTCCAGATTATGACTGATACATGGAGAGATGTGCCATATTTTGAGTCAATTAAGTTGGGGGATGGCGTATTACTTCCATCGTATGACACTCAGGAAGAAATTTATCCAGCCATGTTAGCTTCGCTTGAAGAAGCCAATACTTTGCTTAACTCAGGATCGAATGACAACCTGGGCGACGGTGATGTTCTTTTCGATGGCGATACTGATAAATGGCAAAAATTCTGTAACTCGTTACGTTTGCGTATGGCAATGCGTATTTCAGATGTTGATCCTCTGGGAAAATCGACCATCGAAACCATTATGGGAAATCTTTCGGCTAACCCAATTATGGAAAGTAATGATGATAACGCTTTCTTCTGGTACCCTGGAAGCACTCCATACGAAGAGCCTTGGTTCGAAGACGGAAAGGGACGTGATGATCATGGTGTTTCTGATGTTTTAATCGATGCATTAAAAGATCTTAACGATCCAAGATTGTCGACTATTGCAAAACCTGCAACCGATGATGGTGAGTACCGTGGTTTTACAATTGGGGCAGAAGCGCAACCAGCATTAGCAACTATTTCGCGTATTGGTGCTATTTACAGAGACGACGCTGCCGGATTCTCTCCATACATGCGTTATGCCGAAGTAATGTTCCACGTTGCTGAAGCTGCTCAAAAAGGATATAGTGTTGGTATGACTGCTGAAGAGGCATACGAAGCTGCTGTTACCGCTTCTTGTGAAGAGAATGGTATAGAAGCTGCTGATATCGACGCTTATTTAGCTGCTGATGCTGCTTTCGACGGAACTTTGGAACAAATTTACTGGCAAGAGTGGATTGCCTTGTTCAAACAAGGTATGGAAGCCTGGTCGTTGTACCGCAGAACTGGTGTGCCAACAACACACTATGTGGCTCCTGCTTCAGTTTATACAGGTCATAACGTGCCTCCTTTCCGTTACCCTTATCCGAACAATGAGCTTACATTGAACGGTGGTAACTCGAAAGCTTTTGCTGATCAGGTAGTAGACGACTTCTGGGGAAAACAAATGTGGTGGGATACCCGTACAGGTGTTCAATAG
- a CDS encoding SusD/RagB family nutrient-binding outer membrane lipoprotein produces the protein MKTYLKISVFALLFASLFVGCTKDFEETNTDPNNVTDVPTSYLMTYAQRQILSERYNTTGLIYAQLFSETQYTNTSRYETDEASFNTYYTRPLANLQQIISLNTDEATKDDAASSGANVNQIAIARILKVYTFQLITDMWGEIPYSEALLGKDAFTPVYDTQEAIYADFVTELTEAAAQIDVSAPGMEGDIIFGGDMAAWKKFANSLKARVGIRMTEVDEATAKSVVTSALSGAFESNDDNALYSYLADAANWNPYYDHFLTRTDYAISEPLVNYMESLNDPRLPFYADPNDAGDIVGMPFGLTNEDAGSITNAEISFPGIAVRSADSPGVLLTYSEILFIKAEAAARGWISDDAAAVFEDAITASMEFWGVDAADITAYLAQPEAVYDASNYRKSIAEQKWVSLYMDGQEAWSEWRRLDYPVLTPAPGAVEGKAIPRRRAYTQNEYDLNEENVKAAVARQGEDVMETRIWWDK, from the coding sequence ATGAAGACATATTTGAAGATATCAGTATTTGCCCTGCTTTTTGCTAGCCTATTTGTGGGGTGTACAAAAGATTTTGAGGAAACGAATACCGATCCTAACAATGTAACCGATGTTCCTACATCGTATTTGATGACTTATGCTCAACGTCAAATTCTTAGTGAGCGTTACAACACAACCGGTTTAATTTACGCTCAGTTATTTTCTGAAACACAGTATACCAATACTTCGCGTTACGAAACTGATGAAGCCAGTTTTAACACTTATTATACCAGGCCATTGGCTAACTTGCAACAGATTATCTCTCTGAATACTGATGAGGCAACAAAAGATGATGCGGCTTCATCTGGCGCCAATGTTAACCAGATTGCCATTGCAAGAATTCTGAAAGTTTATACTTTCCAGTTGATTACTGATATGTGGGGCGAAATTCCATATAGCGAGGCTCTTTTGGGAAAGGACGCTTTTACTCCAGTATACGATACGCAGGAGGCTATTTATGCCGACTTCGTAACAGAGTTGACTGAGGCTGCTGCCCAGATCGATGTGAGCGCTCCGGGTATGGAGGGCGACATTATTTTCGGTGGCGATATGGCTGCCTGGAAAAAGTTTGCAAATTCACTGAAAGCACGTGTTGGAATTCGTATGACGGAGGTGGATGAGGCAACTGCCAAAAGTGTTGTAACTTCAGCTTTGTCGGGTGCTTTTGAAAGTAACGATGATAACGCTCTGTATTCATACCTGGCGGATGCTGCAAACTGGAATCCATATTACGATCACTTTTTAACCAGAACTGACTACGCTATTAGCGAGCCGCTGGTAAATTATATGGAAAGTCTTAACGATCCTCGCTTGCCATTTTATGCTGATCCTAACGACGCCGGCGACATTGTAGGTATGCCTTTCGGTTTAACTAACGAAGATGCAGGTAGTATAACCAATGCCGAGATTTCATTTCCGGGTATTGCTGTTCGTTCGGCTGATAGTCCCGGTGTTCTTCTTACATACTCTGAAATATTATTCATTAAAGCTGAGGCGGCTGCCAGAGGTTGGATTAGCGACGATGCTGCTGCTGTATTTGAAGATGCTATTACAGCCAGTATGGAATTCTGGGGAGTGGATGCTGCTGATATTACAGCGTATCTTGCTCAACCTGAAGCTGTTTATGATGCTAGTAACTACAGAAAGTCGATTGCTGAGCAAAAATGGGTAAGTCTTTATATGGACGGTCAGGAAGCATGGAGCGAGTGGAGAAGATTAGACTATCCTGTATTAACTCCTGCTCCAGGAGCAGTTGAAGGGAAGGCTATTCCAAGAAGACGTGCATATACACAAAACGAGTACGACCTGAACGAAGAAAATGTAAAAGCAGCCGTTGCTCGTCAGGGTGAAGATGTTATGGAAACCCGCATCTGGTGGGATAAATAG
- the rlmF gene encoding 23S rRNA (adenine(1618)-N(6))-methyltransferase RlmF, with translation MSSEKRREEKTRLHPRNKNRKRYDLNALISSNPELVNYVRSNKYGDDSIDFSNPVAVKALNKALLNHYYGIKNWDFPDENLCPPVPGRADYIHHIADLLAENNFGTIPIGDKITCFDVGVGASCIYPLIGVTEYNWKFIGSDIDPKSIKSANNIVNSNPSLNGKIECRLQKNRKNVFTGIVDSEDKIDCSICNPPFHSSFEDAQKGTRRKIKNLSGKKEKKPTLNFAGISNELICDGGESKFIHKLVIESKKFSKNCFWFSTLVSKQSNLKGIYKSLKAIEVNQIKTIPMGTGNKTSRIVAWTFLTTEEQKAWRKTRWKT, from the coding sequence ATGTCATCAGAAAAAAGACGAGAAGAAAAAACAAGGCTACATCCTCGAAACAAAAACAGGAAAAGATATGATTTAAATGCATTAATATCTTCCAATCCTGAATTAGTAAATTATGTAAGGTCTAATAAATATGGCGATGATTCAATCGATTTTTCAAATCCTGTTGCTGTAAAAGCTCTAAACAAAGCTTTGCTAAATCATTATTACGGAATTAAAAACTGGGATTTCCCGGATGAGAATTTATGTCCTCCGGTTCCAGGCAGAGCAGATTACATTCACCACATTGCGGATTTATTAGCTGAAAATAATTTTGGCACAATACCAATTGGCGATAAAATTACTTGCTTTGATGTTGGAGTAGGAGCTAGTTGTATTTACCCTTTAATTGGAGTTACAGAATATAATTGGAAATTTATTGGGTCTGACATCGATCCTAAATCCATAAAATCAGCTAATAATATTGTCAATTCTAATCCCTCGCTTAATGGTAAGATTGAGTGTAGATTACAAAAAAACAGGAAAAATGTTTTTACCGGAATAGTAGATAGTGAAGATAAAATCGATTGCTCTATATGTAATCCTCCTTTTCATTCTTCTTTCGAAGATGCTCAGAAAGGAACACGAAGAAAAATCAAGAACCTCTCAGGGAAAAAGGAAAAAAAACCAACACTTAATTTTGCAGGAATTAGCAATGAACTAATATGTGATGGTGGAGAATCTAAGTTTATTCATAAACTGGTAATAGAAAGTAAAAAGTTCTCTAAAAACTGTTTTTGGTTTTCAACTTTAGTATCAAAACAATCTAATCTAAAAGGAATTTATAAATCGTTAAAAGCAATTGAGGTTAATCAGATAAAAACGATTCCCATGGGAACCGGGAATAAAACCAGTCGGATTGTAGCTTGGACATTCTTAACAACAGAGGAACAAAAAGCATGGAGAAAAACCAGATGGAAAACATAA
- a CDS encoding YjjG family noncanonical pyrimidine nucleotidase has protein sequence MRKKYTHLFFDLDNTLWDFNTNSRYAMQETFRILQLEKSGVNFDAFFETYSKHNHDLWTAYRKKAIRKKELTRQRFQLTFDSFTINHLDALAMNDLYLQEMPKQSHLIDGAKEILDYAKLKGYRLFIITNGFKEVQHEKLKRAGLAAYFEKVFISEEIKMPKPSREIFEHAIKSSNAKKKNSLMIGDDWDVDICGATNFGIDAVYFNRLKQPLNKLHGNVRIINTLKELLLVV, from the coding sequence ATGAGGAAAAAATACACACATCTTTTTTTTGATCTTGATAACACCTTATGGGATTTTAATACCAATTCAAGGTATGCTATGCAGGAGACCTTTAGAATTCTTCAGCTTGAAAAAAGTGGTGTGAATTTCGATGCCTTTTTTGAAACCTACAGCAAACACAACCACGATCTCTGGACGGCTTATCGTAAAAAAGCGATAAGAAAAAAGGAGCTTACCCGTCAGCGGTTTCAGCTAACTTTTGACTCCTTTACTATTAATCATCTGGACGCACTGGCAATGAATGACCTGTATCTGCAGGAAATGCCTAAACAGTCGCATTTGATTGATGGCGCAAAGGAAATTCTTGATTACGCCAAATTAAAAGGCTACCGTTTATTTATAATTACCAACGGATTTAAAGAGGTACAGCACGAGAAGTTAAAGCGAGCTGGCCTTGCTGCCTATTTTGAAAAGGTATTTATTTCTGAAGAAATTAAAATGCCAAAACCCAGTCGCGAAATATTTGAGCACGCCATAAAATCATCCAATGCCAAAAAGAAAAACAGTTTAATGATTGGTGATGATTGGGATGTGGATATTTGCGGTGCAACTAACTTTGGTATCGATGCTGTTTATTTTAATCGTTTAAAACAGCCGTTAAATAAATTACATGGTAATGTTAGAATTATCAATACGCTGAAGGAATTACTTTTGGTGGTTTAA